From a single Populus trichocarpa isolate Nisqually-1 chromosome 17, P.trichocarpa_v4.1, whole genome shotgun sequence genomic region:
- the LOC18106876 gene encoding protein SHORT-ROOT, which yields MDITLFSPKDTLTHFFPSHQQSNDQVAAIDMQSNSSNNNNNQPQTSHTSTSRSSDSGEACGGGNKWASKLLSECARAISEKDSSKIHHLLWMLNELASPYGDCDQKLASYFLQALFCKATESGQRCFKTLTTVAEKSHSFDSARKLILKFQEVSPWTTFGHVASNGAILEALDGESKLHIIDISNTLCTQWPTLLEALATRNDETPRLKLTVVVTASIVRSVMKEIGQRMEKFARLMGVPFEFKVISVLNHIGELTKEGLGVQEDEAVAINCIGALRRVEVDERSSVIQLFRSLNPRVVTIVEEEADFTSSRYDFVKCFEECLRYYTLYFEMLEESFVPTSNERLMLERECSRNIVRVLACDEETGGGECERRERGVQWSERLREAFSPVGFSDDVVDDVKALLKRYKAGWALVLPQGDHESGIYLTWKEEPVVWASAWKP from the coding sequence ATGGACATAACTCTCTTCAGTCCAAAAGACACACTGACACACTTCTTTCCTTCCCACCAGCAAAGCAATGATCAAGTAGCAGCTATAGACATGCAAAGCaatagcagcaacaacaacaataatcagCCTCAAACCAGCCATACATCAACAAGCCGGTCTTCGGACTCCGGTGAGGCCTGTGGAGGAGGAAACAAGTGGGCATCAAAGCTTCTTAGTGAGTGTGCAAGAGCAATCTCAGAGAAGGACTCTAGCAAGATCCACCACCTTCTATGGATGTTAAATGAGCTTGCCTCTCCTTATGGAGATTGTGATCAGAAATTGGCATCTTATTTCTTGCAAGCTCTATTCTGTAAGGCTACCGAGTCTGGTCAACGGtgtttcaaaaccctaacaacaGTAGCTGAAAAGAGCCACTCCTTTGATTCAGCTAGGAAATTGATACTAAAATTCCAAGAGGTAAGCCCGTGGACTACTTTCGGTCATGTAGCTTCAAATGGTGCAATTTTGGAGGCCTTAGATGGGGAAAGCAAACTTCACATAATTGATATCAGCAATACCCTTTGCACACAGTGGCCTACTTTGCTAGAAGCTTTAGCCACAAGAAATGATGAGACGCCGCGATTAAAGCTCACCGTTGTGGTAACTGCTAGCATTGTAAGATCAGTCATGAAAGAAATTGGCCAAAGAATGGAGAAGTTTGCTAGGTTAATGGGAGTGCCCTTTGAGTTTAAAGTAATTAGTGTGCTAAATCATATAGGAGAGCTCACAAAGGAAGGACTGGGTGTTCAAGAAGATGAAGCAGTCGCGATTAATTGCATTGGGGCATTGAGAAGAGTTGAAGTAGATGAAAGAAGTTCTGTAATCCAGTTGTTCCGATCACTTAACCCTCGAGTTGTGACAATTGTAGAGGAAGAAGCTGATTTTACTAGCTCAAGATATGACTTCGTCAAGTGCTTTGAAGAGTGCCTGAGGTATTATACACTATATTTTGAGATGCTAGAGGAGAGCTTTGTCCCAACTAGTAATGAGAGATTGATGTTGGAGAGGGAATGTTCAAGGAACATAGTTAGGGTTTTGGCTTGTGATGAAGAAACTGGTGGAGGAGAGTGTGAAAGAAGAGAGCGGGGTGTCCAATGGTCTGAAAGGCTAAGGGAGGCATTTTCCCCTGTTGGATTCAGTGATGATGTTGTCGATGATGTCAAGGCATTGCTTAAGAGATACAAAGCTGGGTGGGCACTTGTGCTACCTCAAGGAGATCATGAGTCAGGAATTTACCTAACATGGAAAGAGGAACCTGTAGTATGGGCTTCTGCATGGAAACCCTAA